Within Lentimicrobiaceae bacterium, the genomic segment ACGAAAACATTGCATGAAGCAAGGAAAGGGTTTCCGAAGGCTGACTGAACCGGTTAGGACTGACTAAGCTATATGCAACAGAAAATTGTTTATAATAATAAATTTTCCATATACCCATTTGTGTGGAATTATTATTTATTTTTGGAAAATAAACTGACGGTTGTGGAATTTATACAGCCAATTTGGGGTGTATAGGGAGCATTTTGTCAGACATATAAACTAGTTGTGTGCCATATAAAGACAGAGATTCAAGCCAATGAACATTGATAAAGAGAAAATAAAATCTATTCTGGAAAAATGTCTAATTGATGGGTTAGATTTAATAAAAAAACAAAAAGAGGAAGATAAGAAGAGAGATTGGCATTTCACTTTTGAACATCATGATGATTATCCAACAATGTCTGAAATGGATAATGGGATGCCTAGTTTTTATTTAAATAGCTATAAAAAAATTGATTATTCAAAGTTTCTGACAAAAGATAAAAAGTATTTAGAAATTGAATCTTGGCAAAAGTTTCATGAATTTGTTTTAGCAGAAGAATCTCTTTGCAAATATTACAGTTTAATAGAATATGGCAACTTTAAAGAAGAAACGAAAGATGAAATAAAGGAATTTCATAGTCAGATATACACTTATTTCTTCGTGTCAGATTTTATTGATTCGTACATTCATAAATATTCTTTAGAATTTGAAACAAGTAGTTTTGAACACATATTTCAATTATTCTATAATTCTTTCAATAATGAGAAAATTGAAATCAATATTATAGTACCGATATTGTTTGTTGACTTTGATTTTGAGTCAATTCAGATAAATGATAGTATTTCAATTGAAAGAATCGACAAACAGATTCAATTAGCACGGAATACAAGAAAAAGCTATACTTCATCAGCTCATGAGACAGTTATTGGAGCAGCAACACATGCTTTTGTATTGAAAGGATGGTTTGTTGACAATATCAGTCAACATCAATTGGATTGGAATATGCCTGATTTAAAATATTTCGGTAAGCCGATTGCAATAATTGAAAGATTGTTTGCTTCACTGCGATTGGTTTCGGACATCGAGACAGGATATTGTCAAGTAATTTCTGAGCCTATAAATTGGCAATATCGCTGCAAAGCAGATTTGCCTCAGATCTTTGTTGCTTCTGAAAAAAGATATCCAGATAAATTTGAAAATTATGGCTGGTTAAATTTGATAAGCAAAGTTTCAAAAGACGAATTAGTAAAATTCAAAACCGTTTTTGAACAATTAGATTCAAAACAGCATACTCTCGCAATTAAAAGGTTAAACTCTGCATCACTAAGAAAAAATGATGAAGATTCAATCCTTGATGTGACAATTGCTTTGGAAAGTCTGTTAACAAACGATTCAACTTCTGAAATAACATATCGACTTGCTACTAGAGCTACTCAGATTTGCAAATTGTCAAGTTTTAAGGATTATAGTACTAGTCAGGTTTTTGATTTTTGTAAAAAAATTTATAAATATCGAAGTGCTGTAGTGCATGGAGATTTAAAAAGAATTGAAAAGACAAAAAAAATTGAAAGTACTGATTCTAAAGAAATTGAGATAATAAAAATTTCTACAGATTTATTAAAGCATATTTTAGTGACAATGCTTGAAAATGGAATAAAAGACACAAACTCAATTGATAAAATAATGATGTAAATACAGCACACAACATTTTGTATAAGTAATGGCAGGGAAAGTACTAAATATCAAGGTTTGTAGTCCGCTCAAACTGCGTAGCGATTTGACAGGAAACTGCCACGCAATCTGCCACTACTCATACAATTTACCGTTAGCTTTCATGCAAAAAATGACAAAGTTACACCTAATATAAACAAACCGCGTGATTAATAATATAAAAATAAAAAAATCCAACATGAAGAAGCATCAACTAACATTTGTCTCCCTCCTCCTTTTGACGGTATTCTCTTTGATCTCATGCAAAAAAGAGACCTCTGACCCCAACCAGCTACTCATCGGCAAGATGAAAGCTGTTACCGACTCGTTGGTAAAAAACACAGATATTCCGGGCATTGTGGCATTGGTTGTAGATAAAAAAAGAGGGATTGATTGGTTGTATGCAGCAGGAGTAAGCAACAAGGAGACCATGACACCCATGGATGTCAACCACACCTTCAGGATTGCAAGCAATACGAAGACTTTTACAGGGACTGTGCTTCTGCAGTTGGTTGGCGAAGGGAAAATCTCTCTGAACGATAAGGTAACGAAATACCTTCCACAGTACCCGACCGCCAATGGCATTACCCTGACCATGCTTGCCAACATGACCAGTGGCTTGTTTGATTATTTTGATGATGACCGTTGGGTGGAAGGATTCAAGGCAACACCATTGCGTATTTGGTCTCCCGCAGAACTTGCGGATTTATCGTTTTCCCACCCACTGCTTTTCACGCCGGGTACTCAATACAAATACACCAATACTAACACCATCCTACTGGGGATGATTATTGAAAAGGTTACCGGCAACAAGCTGGCAACGGAGATCAACAACCGAATTGTCGTACCGCTTCATCTGAAAAATACCGGGTTTATGGCTAGTGGAACGGCATTACCCGGCAATCACGGCAGGGGATATGATTTTGGTGATCTTGGCATTACCGGTGATGTTACCGAATCCTACGATGTCTCTAATTCATGGGCTGCAGGTGCAGTTTATACCAGCCCACGCGAGTTACAGCAATTTGTTGAAAGCATGGTAGAAGGTGGATTGCTCCCAGATTCACTACAGAACAGGAGGCTAAATAATGATTTCAACCAGATTGGTCCGGTTCAGTCCTATGGATTATGCCTGTCAAAGTTGGGATCCTTTTATGGTCATAACGGTGTCATTTGGGGGTATACTTCCTCCATGTACCATAGTTCGGATAAACAGTGTACCGTAATTATCTATTACAATCTTTGTCAGCCGGCAGATCACTTCCCCGATAGTCTGTTTTTACGATTTATGGAAATTCTTTATAGCAAATATATCTTCTAATCTATCATGAAAAAAGCAAGTAAATTATTTTTTTCGGTTGCATTGATCTCACTATTTTGCATGATTTCCTGCAAAAAAGAGACCTCTGACCCTAACCAGCTACTCATCGAACAAATGAAATCTGTTACCGATTCCATAGTCCAGAATACCTATGTCCCGGGCATTGTGGCACTGGTGGTTGATCATAAACGAGGTATTGACTGGCTTTATACAGCAGGATATAGCGATATTGTTAACAAGCTGCCAATGGATGGCAGTTATGTTTTCAGGATGGGAAGCAATACCAAAACGATGAGCATTACTGTTCTCCTCCAATTGGTGGATGAAGGGAAAATTTCGCTTACCGATAAATTGTCAACATGGTTTCCTGATTATCCGCAATCTGATAAAATTACTATTGCCATGTTGATGGATATGAAAAGTGGCATATTCAACTATTCTGAGGATATTCCGGTTTTTAGGCAATCCATGGTTACAAATCCTGAAAGGGTTTGGCAACCAAAGGAATTAATTGATTTGGGTTTTTCGCATGAATTTTATTTTGAGCCGGGAACGAGTTTTCATTATTCTAATACAAACACTTTTATTATTGGTTTATTGATTGAAAAATTAACTGGTAATTCCCTGGAAACGGAAATAAACAAAAGGTTAATTCAACCTTTACATTTGGATAATACACAATTTCTTACCCAGGGAGTAAGTTTACCCGGCAACCATGGCAGAGGATATGAAATCAGGGACACAATTCCGAATGTGGATGTTACTGAGTATTACGACATCTCATGGGGATGGGCTGCGGGATCAGCGTATTCTACCCCACGGGAATTGCAAAAATATGTGGAAACTTTAGTGGGAGGAGGGTTTCTGTCCAAAACGCTTCAGCAAAAACGCCTGACGGAAAATTTTTACAACAGCCCGGATTTGTGGTTGGGGAAAATTAGCTATGGATTAGGTCTTATGCGTTGTGGAAGGAGTTTCTTTGGGCATGGTGGCGATTTATCGGGCTTTTCTTCCTCGATGTATCACAGCAACGAAAAGAATTGTACCATTGTATTGTATTTCAATACTCAGGACCATTTGCCGTCAGCCTTTCTATTGCTCCAGTATTTGAATATTCTTTATGGCGAGGACTATTAATGGCAAATGGTTATTAAAATATGATTGCCCCTTTTTAACTATTAGAGCTGCAACTTGGGTTAAACTACTGTTCACTAAAAGTGTTGAAATAAACACCCTGAAAAATGTCTATTACTTCAGAAATTATTAAAAAATTTTCAGGGTATCCTAACGCTGAAAATAGGAAAAGAAATCCAGGCAAAAGCCTAAATACTAAAAACCTCACCATATTCATGGTGAGGTTTTTATTTTGAGATGAAGGCAGTGTCTATTGGTTGTTGTTTGCCGAGCGCAAAAATTTGAGTTTTTCTTCCAGCGTTTTCACTTCTTCCTTGGCTTTATTTATTTTTTTGTCAAATTCTTCGCGGAGAATGTTCGCATTTTTAGAATTGGCAAGAAAACCGATATTGTTTTCCCAAAGCATGATTTCTTCCTGCAACTTACTTATTTTAGTAGCTAAGAAATTGCGTTCTTTGCTGATGATTTTGCCTGCATCGGGAGAATTTTTTACTGATTCAAAGCGATTTTTATAATTAAAACTGAATGCTTCACCTCCGCTTACCTTAAGTTTATCAAAATGTTTGTTGATTACAGTACGAAATTCATTTTGTAGACGATCTTTTTCTGCTAAAGGAACATAGCCAATTTCTGTCCATTGACGTTGAAAATTTTTGAGGCTCTCAAAGTCAACATTCCGGTTGTCGCTGGGAACAAATTCCTGTACCTGTTTAATAAGTGCTTCTTTTAATTGCAGGTTCTGCTGTTCCATTTGGGTAACATTGGAAAAAAATGTAGTTTTATTGTTGAAAAACTCATCACATGCAGCACGGAAACGTTTCCATATTTTTTCAGAATTCTTTCGCGAAACCGGACCTATTTTTTTCCATTCTTTTTGCATGTTAATGAATTCGCGTGTAGTTTTATTCCATTCTGTATTCGATTTAATGGCTTCTGCCTGCATGCACAGGTCGAGTTTCCGATTGTAATTTTCTATTTGTTGGTCTTTCAGCTTACTGTAAAATTCTTTTTTTGCCGAGAAGAAGTTTTCAAGACTTGTACGGAACCGCAACCAGATTTCGTTGTTTTGTTTGATGGATGCGGGACCTATTGTTTTCCATATTTTTAGCAATTCATTAACCTGGTTAGTTTTTTCCTGCCAGGATTTGATAGATTTTATTTCTTCTGAAATCAGGGCTTCTGCCTTTTCGCAAAGAAGGGTTTTTGCAACAAGGTTGTTTTGCAGCTCATCTTGCATATTGATATAAAAATCGCGGCGCCGTTCGTTAATTTTGTCGGAAACGGTTTTGAATCTTTCCCAGATTTCGTCTTTCTTGTCCTGAGGAACGGGTCCGATTTCTTTCCACTCTTCATGAAATTTTTGCAACTGTTTGAACGACCTGGCAATTGACACCTCAAGGAGCAATTCTTCTACTTTTTCGCAAAGAGCAATTTTATTTTCAAGGTTCTTTTTCAGATCAAGGTCTTTCAGTTCTTTATTGATCTTTACTTTATCAAAAAATTTCTCAACCAGGAAATGGTAATTCTGCCATAGTCCGTTGATTTCGTTTTTTGGAACCATCCCGATTTGTTTCCAACGATCCTGAAGCAGTCGGAATTCATCGTAGGTTTTTTTCAGGGTTTCTTCCGAGTTAACGAGTGTTTTCAGTTCTTCCAGAATCTGATTTTTGGCTTCAAGGTTCAGGAGTTTCTGTTTTTCAAACTCTTCGTTATATTTTGATTTTTTTTCTTTGTATATATTGAAAGCAGCGTTGAATTGTTCGTCGGTCATGTCATCGGCAACGAATTCTTCTTTTTTACCTCCTTCGGCTAAAAATCTTTCTAAACGCTGTTGTTTTTCTTCTTTGGATATTTTTAGAAATGCAACCTTGATAAGGGCTACCTGACTTTTTATCACATTAACATCTCCTTCCTGAACAAGTTTTTGTAAAGAATTCAGTAGCTGTTCACGATTATACTCTTCAAAATTTTCTTCTGCAATGCTGATAATTTCGGTTTCATCTAATTCTTCTTCTACAGCTATTTCAGCAATAGGCGAAAGAGAAGAAGCACTGGGGTCGAAAGTAAGGTCGGGAAGATGGATTTCAAGTTCTTTGTCTGCAAGCTCTGCTTCGACTTCTACATCTGGAACCACTTCGCTGCCAGTATTTGGCTCCGGCGAAATAGCTTCTGCTTCTTCAGTAATTTTTTCATTTATTTCGGATTCATTTTCGGCAGCATGCTTTGTGTGCATTTCTTCGCTTATGGCAATTTCAGGTGCTATTTCCTGTCCGGGAGTAGGTTCGGGGGGAATATTTTCTTGTTGAACGGTTTCTGCCAACTCGTCTTTAGTTTCGGGTTGGATTTCCTGGGCAGTTTCAGCAATAAACTCTGCAGAGGTTTCTTCGCTTATAGCAATTTCAGGTGCTATTTCCTGTTCGGGTGCAGATTCGGGTTGAATGGTTTCAAGCTGAGAAGTTTCTGCTAATTCTTCTTTAGTTTCGGATTGGATTTCCTGGGCAGTTTCAGCAACAAACTCTGCAGAGGTTTCTTCGCTTATAGCAATTTCAGGTGCTATTTCCTGTTCGGGCGCAGATTCGGGTTGAATGGTTTCAAGCTGAGAAGTTTCTGCTAATTCTTCTTTTGCTTCGGATTGGATTTCCTGGGTTGTTTCAGGTTCCTGGGGAGTGCGGGTCAGTTCGTCTTTTGTTTCCATAACTGAATGGTTAGTATTAGTTTAACATATTTATAATCCTGCGTAGGCAGTTTTATTTGGTATTCCTAAGCCTTTCGGCTCCGGATTATTAGGGCAATGCAATTACATTAAGTACTTCCCTGATAGTACAAGGGTTAGGTTTTTATTAACGGCTGCAAAAGTAGTAATATTTCAAGAGTAAACAAATTCTCCTTTTTTTTAAATGTATGTCTGGGTTTTTGTTGAATGTATTTACTCCGTTTTTGCATGTGTTTTTGTTATCTAAAAGAAAATGGATAAATGCTTAAATTTAAGTTTAATAGTATTTTAGAAAAAGAATTATGTTGATTTAGGCTTTCTTGTTTTGAAAACCATTTGTTAACCCGGATTTTATAAGTACACAAAAATGATAAATTTTAAGCCATTTCCCAGTCTTCTTCCAGCATATTTTTCAATTGTGAGGGTTCAATTTTAGCAGTGATGCTGGCATTGGTGCAATATGCTATTTTGCCTGTTTGTTCTGAAACCACAATTGCGATAGCATCGGAACGTTCGGATATTCCCAGTGCAGAACGATGTCTAAGTCCATAATTTGAAGGTATTTCCTGATTGCTTGAAACCGGAAGTATACAACGTGCTGCCGCGATATGGTTATCAGAAATGATGATGGCTCCATCGTGAAGCGGGGTGTTTTTGAAGAAGATGGTTTCGATTAGCTGGTCGGAAATGCTGGCATTGATACTTTCGCCGGTATCAATATATTCTTGAAGATTGTTTTTGCGGGCAATAACAATCAGGGCTCCTGTTTTTGATAATGCCATTTTATGGCAAGCCTGTACCACGGCATCCACATTCACCTGGGGACCAGGTGTATATTTCAGCTTCCAGAAAAGAAAACGTTTTTTGTGTTTTTTGATAAAACCTGGTGTTCCCAGCATCAGGAGAAATTTTCGGATTTCAGGTTGAAAAACAACAATCAATGCAATGAAACCCACACTGATAAATGCTCCTAAAATTTCTGCAAGCAATTCCATTTCGAGAATTTTTACCACCCGCCATGCTGCAAAAACGGCGATGATACCAAAAAAGATATTGATGGCAGCAGTTCCCTTTAACAGTTGGTACAACTCGAAAAGTAATATGGCTACCAAAATAATATCAATTATATCGAGTAGCCGGACTTGCAAAAACGAATTCAACAAAATTGAAAGCATACAAAATTTTTTAGCACATGCAAAAATAGTTATTTAACCGTACAAAGCATTTCAGTCAATTTTATCGCTTCTATTGCTTCTTTAACATCGTGTACCCTGAGTAGAGAAGCCCCGTTGAGCAAAGCAATGGTATTGAGTACGGTAGTGCCATTTAAAGCTTCTGCCGGCAAAATGTTCAGCAAACGGTAAATCATAGATTTTCTTGAAAGTCCCGCAAGAACAGGATACCCTGTTTTGACAAATTCAGGTAATTGCTGCAGCAGGGTATAGTTATGTTCGATGGTTTTCCCGAAACCAAATCCCGGGTCAAGGATAATTTTATCGTACCCCAATGCATTCAGTTTTTGAATTCTCTTTTTGAAGAACTCAAGTATTTCGGCTGTAACATCAGTATAACAGGGATTCGACTGCATGTGCTGCGGAGTCCCCTGAATATGCATCAAAACATAGTAAACATCCGATTTTGTAACCGTTTCAAACATTTTATCATCGAATGTCCCTCCGGAAATATCATTTATGATAGAAGCACCTTCTTTTATCGCCTGTATTGCTACCTCCGAACGAAAAGTATCAACCGAAAGCAAAGTATCGGGAAAATGAGATTTAATCAGTTGTAATACAGGTATAAGCCTTTGGAGTTCTTCTGCTGTATCAGGCAAAGACGCTCCCGGACGGGTGGAAACAGCCCCTATGTCAATTATAGAAGCCCCTTCTGCAATAAGTTTTTCCACCCTTTGCAAAATAGAATCGAGAGTGCTGTATTTTCCTCCGTCGTAAAAAGAATCGGGAGTGAGGTTAACTATACCCATTACTAAAGGTTTTCCCTTTTCAAAATGTAGTTTCATTTATAATTATTTGGCTTAAATAATTTAAAAATATTTATTTACAGATAATATTGTCCGGATTTATCCCAATTCATCGGGCTACTATTTTAATAGTAAAGATAAAAAAACTGTCTTTTTATTATTCCGGAATCCCTGACAAAAGTAACCGAAATAAAAAAAAGACAGCTATTAATTGTTAAAAAGCGCAGGTTTTATTGCTCAATCTGGTTACAGATATCCTGTGTAAATTGTACACCGAACAGATAATTTGTTTGGTTAACAACCATGTTGTATTCATGCCACTGTCCGTCAAGGGAAGCACCTAATTTATATGTGTGATTAAGAATTATATTATGAATTACGGCTTTTCCATTGGTTAGGAATCCCGGCAACCAGTTTAAATTTGTAGCCATGTCTTTATACCAAAAAGCTAAAGACGGAAAAATGGTATCGAGGGGGTTGGAAGGACAGAAGCCATAAACTTTAACGGTAACACTATCAGAAGGCGGGATACCCTGGGGAACGAGGTTTATATCATAAATTCCCTGGCAAAGGTCGGATATGTCCACCGATCCCATTTCAAAACCGGATGGATCTTTAGCTTTCATCACTATAGGGACATTGCTGGGACCACCATATATAGATACCCCGCTGGTTCCGTCATAAGTGTCAATTTGCATATAATAGCCGTATTCTCCTAATCGGCTTCCGATTAAAGCGCCACTTCCCTGCTGGTAGGCTTCCAGGTTAATATAAGAAACCTGTCCGTTTTGCAGTATACTGCTTAAAAATCTTATTTGTGCGCTACCATAACCCCACTGACATCCATAACTTATAAACCAATCCCAGTTGTACCAGCTAAGGTGATGTAGGCTGGCAGTAATATTAAGGTTGCTGCGTGTGCCTCCAATGGCTGCCGAACCTTCTAATGTCCATTGCCCGGTAGTGGGTTCATAACTCCATAGTTGTATAGTATCGCCGGGTTGGACGGGTGCGTTGGTAATGGGGTTAAATGTTTGGTCGGATATTTCCATGTCGAGTTGGAGGGGTGTTCCTTCAATGGTTTTAGCTACCCTGCCGGAAGCATCCTGAATGTCAATGGCAACAAAACCGGCTGAAAAAAACATTCCATCTGTATTTTCCACTCCTGTATTCACGTTTGCCATTAGTCCTCCTCCGGGAAATGATGCAAGAGAGGTAGCATCAAGATTACTAAAATATACCAGGGAAGTAGTGAGTGTTCCCTGAAGTGCTGTGCCGCTGGCGTCTTTCAGTATAGCATTTTCAGGTATAGTAAGCGCTGCGCGGGTGTTGATAGAGGGAATTGTTGGGGAAGTAACCACTGTAGTTTGGCTTACCAAGCCATTATTGACCGAAATGTCATGGTTTACCTGCGTAACCACTCCTTCGGGAGGGTTTGCCATGGCTACCATGTTTATCGTAATATTTCCATGTGAAGTTTCTGTAATGATTACAGGGTAACTTGTGCTCAGGTAGTCACTTGTTGTACAAACAAGTGTAAATTCAATGGGATCGCTTTGCGAGGGGGCTTTGCTTTTGGAAACACCCAGGCTAAGAAAACCGTTAGCCGATTCATAACTGGTATGTTTTACTCCCGATATGTCGGCTACAAGGGAAGCATCGGAACCCAATATCTGTATATGAACAGCTTTATCCGTTCCGTAACCGATAGGATTTCCTGTCTGTGCATCGGTAAACATTATATTCAGCGTGGTATTAAAAGGATTGTGGTACACAACTACAGAAGTAGTGCCTGTATCCTCACATGAAGCTAATAGAATTAAAAAAAGTGATAATAGCTTC encodes:
- the folP gene encoding dihydropteroate synthase, yielding MKLHFEKGKPLVMGIVNLTPDSFYDGGKYSTLDSILQRVEKLIAEGASIIDIGAVSTRPGASLPDTAEELQRLIPVLQLIKSHFPDTLLSVDTFRSEVAIQAIKEGASIINDISGGTFDDKMFETVTKSDVYYVLMHIQGTPQHMQSNPCYTDVTAEILEFFKKRIQKLNALGYDKIILDPGFGFGKTIEHNYTLLQQLPEFVKTGYPVLAGLSRKSMIYRLLNILPAEALNGTTVLNTIALLNGASLLRVHDVKEAIEAIKLTEMLCTVK
- a CDS encoding beta-lactamase family protein; this translates as MKKASKLFFSVALISLFCMISCKKETSDPNQLLIEQMKSVTDSIVQNTYVPGIVALVVDHKRGIDWLYTAGYSDIVNKLPMDGSYVFRMGSNTKTMSITVLLQLVDEGKISLTDKLSTWFPDYPQSDKITIAMLMDMKSGIFNYSEDIPVFRQSMVTNPERVWQPKELIDLGFSHEFYFEPGTSFHYSNTNTFIIGLLIEKLTGNSLETEINKRLIQPLHLDNTQFLTQGVSLPGNHGRGYEIRDTIPNVDVTEYYDISWGWAAGSAYSTPRELQKYVETLVGGGFLSKTLQQKRLTENFYNSPDLWLGKISYGLGLMRCGRSFFGHGGDLSGFSSSMYHSNEKNCTIVLYFNTQDHLPSAFLLLQYLNILYGEDY
- a CDS encoding HEPN domain-containing protein translates to MNIDKEKIKSILEKCLIDGLDLIKKQKEEDKKRDWHFTFEHHDDYPTMSEMDNGMPSFYLNSYKKIDYSKFLTKDKKYLEIESWQKFHEFVLAEESLCKYYSLIEYGNFKEETKDEIKEFHSQIYTYFFVSDFIDSYIHKYSLEFETSSFEHIFQLFYNSFNNEKIEINIIVPILFVDFDFESIQINDSISIERIDKQIQLARNTRKSYTSSAHETVIGAATHAFVLKGWFVDNISQHQLDWNMPDLKYFGKPIAIIERLFASLRLVSDIETGYCQVISEPINWQYRCKADLPQIFVASEKRYPDKFENYGWLNLISKVSKDELVKFKTVFEQLDSKQHTLAIKRLNSASLRKNDEDSILDVTIALESLLTNDSTSEITYRLATRATQICKLSSFKDYSTSQVFDFCKKIYKYRSAVVHGDLKRIEKTKKIESTDSKEIEIIKISTDLLKHILVTMLENGIKDTNSIDKIMM
- the cdaA gene encoding diadenylate cyclase CdaA, with the translated sequence MLSILLNSFLQVRLLDIIDIILVAILLFELYQLLKGTAAINIFFGIIAVFAAWRVVKILEMELLAEILGAFISVGFIALIVVFQPEIRKFLLMLGTPGFIKKHKKRFLFWKLKYTPGPQVNVDAVVQACHKMALSKTGALIVIARKNNLQEYIDTGESINASISDQLIETIFFKNTPLHDGAIIISDNHIAAARCILPVSSNQEIPSNYGLRHRSALGISERSDAIAIVVSEQTGKIAYCTNASITAKIEPSQLKNMLEEDWEMA
- a CDS encoding DUF349 domain-containing protein, with amino-acid sequence METKDELTRTPQEPETTQEIQSEAKEELAETSQLETIQPESAPEQEIAPEIAISEETSAEFVAETAQEIQSETKEELAETSQLETIQPESAPEQEIAPEIAISEETSAEFIAETAQEIQPETKDELAETVQQENIPPEPTPGQEIAPEIAISEEMHTKHAAENESEINEKITEEAEAISPEPNTGSEVVPDVEVEAELADKELEIHLPDLTFDPSASSLSPIAEIAVEEELDETEIISIAEENFEEYNREQLLNSLQKLVQEGDVNVIKSQVALIKVAFLKISKEEKQQRLERFLAEGGKKEEFVADDMTDEQFNAAFNIYKEKKSKYNEEFEKQKLLNLEAKNQILEELKTLVNSEETLKKTYDEFRLLQDRWKQIGMVPKNEINGLWQNYHFLVEKFFDKVKINKELKDLDLKKNLENKIALCEKVEELLLEVSIARSFKQLQKFHEEWKEIGPVPQDKKDEIWERFKTVSDKINERRRDFYINMQDELQNNLVAKTLLCEKAEALISEEIKSIKSWQEKTNQVNELLKIWKTIGPASIKQNNEIWLRFRTSLENFFSAKKEFYSKLKDQQIENYNRKLDLCMQAEAIKSNTEWNKTTREFINMQKEWKKIGPVSRKNSEKIWKRFRAACDEFFNNKTTFFSNVTQMEQQNLQLKEALIKQVQEFVPSDNRNVDFESLKNFQRQWTEIGYVPLAEKDRLQNEFRTVINKHFDKLKVSGGEAFSFNYKNRFESVKNSPDAGKIISKERNFLATKISKLQEEIMLWENNIGFLANSKNANILREEFDKKINKAKEEVKTLEEKLKFLRSANNNQ
- a CDS encoding beta-lactamase family protein, whose product is MKKHQLTFVSLLLLTVFSLISCKKETSDPNQLLIGKMKAVTDSLVKNTDIPGIVALVVDKKRGIDWLYAAGVSNKETMTPMDVNHTFRIASNTKTFTGTVLLQLVGEGKISLNDKVTKYLPQYPTANGITLTMLANMTSGLFDYFDDDRWVEGFKATPLRIWSPAELADLSFSHPLLFTPGTQYKYTNTNTILLGMIIEKVTGNKLATEINNRIVVPLHLKNTGFMASGTALPGNHGRGYDFGDLGITGDVTESYDVSNSWAAGAVYTSPRELQQFVESMVEGGLLPDSLQNRRLNNDFNQIGPVQSYGLCLSKLGSFYGHNGVIWGYTSSMYHSSDKQCTVIIYYNLCQPADHFPDSLFLRFMEILYSKYIF